The genomic region TGACGGCGCGCGGCATCCTCAACATGACCGCAGTCGCGGTGGTGGAAGCGCAGGAACGCGCCTCGCGGCAGCAGCCGACGTTGTTTACCTGAAGCAGTCTGCGACGTTGCCTTCGCCTCTCCCCGCGTGCGGGGAGAGGCCGGAATTTGCGAGAGCAAATTCCGGGTGAGGGGGACTCTCCGCGAGTCCAACTCTCACCGTGATCGCGGAAGCAGCCCCTCACCCCAACCCTCTCCCCGTAAGAGCGGGGCGAGGGAGCGCACCATCCGAGCCTCTCGATCTCAAGCTTTTCAAAGCAGTTCGCCATTTCCCCGTTTGTAAACCGGCGCACGACTCTCCATAATCCCTTCAAGCGTTCCGCGCTCTGAGCTTGTCAAGAGGCCGATCATGCCAGCGTTCGTGACTTTCGGGCGAATCCTGTTCGCCGTGCTGTTCATCTACACGGGCGCGACCAAGCTTTTTGCCATCCAGGCGACCGCCGACTTCATCGCCGCCAAGCTCGTCGTACCCGACGTCGTCGCGCCTTACGCCAAGCAGATCGAGACGGCGACCGCCATGACGACGCCGCAGCTTTTGGCGATCGTGATCGGCGGGCTCGAGATCATCGCAGGGCTGATGATCGCGCTGAATTTCGGTGTGCGTTTCTTCGCGATGCTGCTGATCGTCGACGTCGCCGTCGCGACCGTCCTGTTCTACGATTTCTGGAACATGGCGGCGCCGGACAACGCCAAGATGCTGGTCGACGCGCTCAAGAACCTCTCGATCATCGGCGCGCTCTGCATGATCATCGGCTATGGCCGCACCACGCGCCCGGCCGAGGCGGCCTACGGCGACGTCTAGCGCCCAATCCGCTCTTGGGGGCGCGATCTCGCGCATCCAGCGGGAAATCGTCGCGCTGCTGGCTCCCTCGCTGCGGCGCTGCCGGCCGAGCAATGCGGCCTCGCGCGCGGCGCGGGGCGTGATGCCGTAGGCGGCCTTGAACGAGCGCGTGAAATGCGCGTCGGTGCGCTAAGCCAGCAAGATACGCGATGGTATTTTGTTGCCGGTACTGTGCATGGGGTTGTTTTTCCAGTTTTGAATCGGAGCCCCCGGTGTGAGCGACATCGGCAACGCCGAGAGGCTAACCCGGCCGCCACGGGGTCACGGTCACCTCATGCGCTGCGTCGAGAACGTATGGCACGCCCGGCTTCATGCCGTGCGCGGCCAGCACCTCGTGAGGCGTCCGCTGGGGCACGCCGACGAAGCATCCCTCGCCGCCGGGCAGCCGCACATGCGGAGCCTCCGACAGCCAGAACGTGTCGTAGCGGTCCATGAACATGTCGAACACGAAGGGGCCGCCGATGATGGCGACCGTGCCGGCGGCGACGTCGGCGAAGGCGCAGGCCGTTTCGAAGCTCGCATGCGCCGGATTCCAAAGCGTCGCGTTCGGCATCTCCGGATCGACGGTGAGGTCCCTGATCTTGCGGGTCAGGATCAGCCGCTTGCGCTTGGCCGAATTCGGCTGCTGCTCGTGCGAGTTGCGGCCGTGCACGATCAGCGCGGCGCGATCGAGCGCCTGCTCGAAGAACAGCTTGTCGCCTTCGAACTTCAGCCTGTCGGGCATGACACGACCGGCGTCGGCAAGCATGCCGTCCGCCGAGACGATGACGTAGCCTTCGAAGCGGAAAGACAATGGCCTTCTATTCGGAAACGGTCGTCACCACGGAATTGACCGGGCGCTGGCTCACCGTCGGCAGCTTGATGTCCTTGAGCAGCTCCTGGTCGTATTCCGGCAGCGTCGAGGCCGGGAACTTGGCGCGCATCGCCACCACCTTGTAGCCGCCGGCCTTCAGCCGCTTGAGCAGCTCGGGCAGCGCCTCCGCCGTGTGCTTCTGGAAGTCGTGCATCAGGACGATGCCCTTGCCCCTGGTGTCGAGCTTCTTCATCACGGTCTCGACCACCTTCTCGGGCTTGGAGGCCTTGAAGTCGAACGAGTCGATGTCGCAGGAGAAGATGCCGATGTTGCGATTGCCGAGATAGGTGACCATCTCCGGCGGATGCTGCAGCGCCGGGAAGCGGAAGAACGGTGCGGGCGAGATGCCGCCGAGCGCCCACTTCACCGCCGCAAAGCCCTTCTCGATCTCGTCCTTGCGCTGCGCTTCGTTGAGCTTCTTGTTGTTGAGGTTGGCGTGCGACCAGGTGTGGGCGCCGACCGTGTGACCGGCCGCGTAGACCTGCTTCAGGATCTCCGGCTCGTAGGTCGCGTGCTTGCCGATGATGAAGAAGATTCCGGTGGTGCATTCATCGGCGAGCGCCTTCAGCACGGCGGGCGTGTTCTTCGGCCAGGGGCCGTCGTCGAAGGTCAGCACCACCTCCTTGTCGCGCAGGAAGTCGAGCTCCTTGAAATGCTCGAAGCCGAAACCGGGACCGCCCGTGGTGTCGATCTCGACGGTGCGGGCGACGCCGAGCGCGCCCGGTGTGTTGCAGGCCGCGCGGGCCGGCTGCGGCGCTTGTTTGGGCGGAGGCGGATTGACGAAGCCCGCTGGCGCCGCGGCCGCCGGAGCGGGCGCTGGAGCTGCAGGGGAGGTTGCAGCCGCTGGTGATGCCGCCGGCGCGGCTTGCGCTCCGGCTGCGGGCTTCGCCGCCGGCGTCTGCGACCATGCGGCGCCGGTCATCGCCACCGACATCGCACCTGCTAAAATCAGTCCTGCCGCCACACGCATGGTGTTGTCCTCGAGATTGATCCCGTTGTTCCGCCGCGGCTTTTCGCCTGCGGCAAAAACCATCCTGCCCCAAACCATCCTAGCCTAGATGGTGGGCCATCGCCATTGCAACGGCTGTTTGATGGCCCGTCGCAATTGTGCCCAACCGGATGGCGCACCTGTATCAAGTGTCGGCCAGGGCCCTGGCAATGGCGGTCTTGATCCGCGTGTCGGCCGGCTCGACGGCGGATGGAAATACCTCGGCGATATAGCCGTCGCGGCCGATCAGGTATTTGTGGAAGTTCCAGCGCGGAACTTCTCTCGGTCGGGCCTCGGCGGCCCATTTGTAGAAGGGATGCGCCCTCGCACCGACCACCGCCGCCTTGGCCGTGATCGGGAAGGTAACACCATATTGGTGGTGCGCGGTCTGCGTGATATCGCTGGTGCCGCCGGGCTCCTGGCCGCCGAAATCGTTGGAAGGCACGCCGATCACGGTGAGCCCGCGCCCGCGAAACTCGTTCCAGATCTCCTGCAGGCCGGCATATTGCGGTGTGTAGCCACAGAGCGAGGCCGTGTTCACCACCAGCAGCGGCTTGCCGGTGAACGACGCGAGGCGGATGTCGTCGCCTGACAGAGCGGGGAAGGAGAAGGCGTAGGCCGAGATCCGACTCATCCCGCCATCAGCGAGGGCGCGCCTTACGGGCGCGAATGCGCCTGCAAGAGTGACGCTCAGCACGGTCCTGCGATTCATCATGACGGCGTCCCCCGAGATGATCCGAGGGCAGATTACTCCGCCACCGCGACCTCACGCGTCAACACCGCGTTATCGAGCGCCGCGTCGCGAGCTAGTACAAGCGGACGATGAAGTCGGTGCCTTCGCCGGTCTCGCCCTGGTTGATGCCCTGGTCGGAGACGATGATCGAGCTGCCGGACGTCAGCATCTCGTTGATCTTCACCATGGTCTCAGTGGGAACCGAGATGCGGTCGAGGGCTTCGGCCGGGCTGTCCGGCGTCACCACCGGTTTTGCGGCGACCGGGATCACGGCTGCGCCGCGCCGGCGCGCTAGGCGGCTGTCGTCCTCGCGCGCCGCGGAACGGGCGGAGATGGGCAGCGACACCACCGACCAGCGCAGCGCGTTGGTATCGGCCTTGTCGAGTTCGGCGGTGAAGACGTGGGTGCCGAGCGGCCGGTCGCTCGCGGCGATCGTGACGGGCAGCTCGAACAGCGGCGCAAAATTCTGCCGCACATAGAGCTTGGAATCCTTGCGGCTGATGAAGACGGCAATCTGGCCGGCCCGCTTGGGCGCGTCCGGCTTTGCCGCCGGCGCAGGATCGGCAACGCGGCCCTCGTCCTTGTTCGCGTCGGGCGAGGCGGCGGGTGCAGGTGCCAGTGCATCGGGTGCCTTCGCGGCTTCCGTTTTGACCGGCTCGACCTTGTCGGCGGGCTTGTCGTTGCTCGCTGGCTTGGCCGCTTCGGATGCTTCGGCCGTCTTGACCTCGGCGGCTGGTGCGACCGCTTCCTCGCGCGCAGCCGCGTTGCCGGTGGTCACGTCCGACAATACGGCGTGGCCGACGGAGGTGCGTAGCTCGAGCACGCTTTCGGCGCTGGCCGTCTTGGTTTCGACGGGCTTGGTTTCGGCCGTGCCCTTATCGGCCTTGTCGGCGAAATTGGTCTGCGGCGCGAGGCTCGCGGCGGGCTGCGGCGGCACGCGCATGGAGGCGAGCAGGGGATGGGAGAAGCTTTGCGGCGACATCTGGCCGGGCGCCACGATCACGCGCGCGCCCATCTTGGTCCAGTTCCACATCTTCATCGCGAACGCCATGGGCATGCGGATGCAGCCATGCGAGGCCGGATAGCCCGGCAGCACGCCGGCATGCATCGCGACGCCGGACCAGGTGATCCGCTGCATGTACGGCATCGGCGCGCCGCTATAGATGTTGGAATGGTGGAATTTGTGCTTCTGGATGACGCTGAACACGCCCATCGGCGTCGAGTGGCCCTTCATGCCCGTCGACACCGGTGATTCCGCGAACACGCCGGTATTGTCGTAGACCGTCACCTTCTGCCGCTCGATCGAGACGACGATGACGAGCGGGCCTTGCGGCTTGGTGCCGGCTTCCTTCTCGACGACGACGTCCTTCTTGCTTGCGGCGCCGCGCTTTTGCGGCTTCTGGCGCGGTATTTCAGGAAGCCGCTGCGGCCGGGCGTAGTAGGACCCGTCGGAATAGTCCGCCCAGTAGTAAAATGCTGCGTCTGCCTGGCTGGTCGCGCCGATCGCCCCCGCCGCCGTCAAAATGGCGACCTGCCACAGGCGTGCCGGCTTGGCAGAAGAACCCGACCCGTTCACGCTGTTCATCCTCGAATCCATAATCCAAATCAAACGTTAGTCTCGCAAAGGGGATAAGCGTTCACCAGCAGCGCGGTTCTGCCATCAGTTACTTTTGTTCGAGACGTAGCAAAAAAGCCTCACGGAGCGGTAAACGGCGGCCGCGTCCGACTGTCCGCCGCCTTCCTGACCGCCATTTGCGTTCCTACATTGCGGGGACTTGTTACCGGAGAACTTCATGTCATCTCGTTTCCCCGGTCTTTCCAGCATCCGCTTGAAAGGCCTTGCTTTAATCCTCCTGGCTTTGATCGCGCCAATGGCGTCGGCATCTGCGGCCGATGAGCCCGATCTGATCTTCCGCCGCTCCACCGTGTTCAAATGGGTGAGCCCGAACGACAAGCTCGCGACCTATGGTCTCGACGATCCCGAGGTCGAGGGCGTCGCCTGTCATTTCACGGTGCCGGAGAAGGGCGGCTTCAAGGGCTGGCTCGGCCTTGCCGAGGAGGTCTCGGATATCTCGCTGGCCTGCCGCCAGGTCGGTCCGATCAAGTTCAAGCACAAGATGGAGCAGGGCGACGACATGTTCCGCCAGCGCCGGTCGCTGTTCTTCAAGAAGATGCAGATCGTGCGCGGCTGCGACGCCAGGCGCAACGTGCTGGTCTACATGGTCTATTCGGACAAGCTGATCGAAGGCTCGCCCAAGAACTCGACCTCGACGGTGCCGATCATGCCGTGGGGACCGGCGGATCCAAACGTCCAGAAGTGCGGCGAGTTCTTCACGCAGTGACGCGCTTCGCGTTCACACCACTGACGCGCTTGCGTTCACTCTGTGGCAATCGCGCGGCGCCGCAAGGCGCGACCCGGTGAGCCGCACAAACATCTGCGGCGCCGCCTCGAAGCCGCGGCTCGATTGCAGCGCCATTGCGCCGGCGCTGCCGCGAATGGGTGGTTGATCTCCGCGATCCGTCCGTGGATTTTCGTCGCGCGGCCTTGCGCGATTTCCCGCCATCATGGCCATCCCTCTCGTGAATGCACCCGGTGATCCGGGCGTCTAGGTTTCGATGGCTTGGGTCGTTGGTGAACCACCCCCGGTTCGACAGGATCCAGCCTTCTCTTGCCGTCCTTTCAACAGAAAAACGTAAAATGCATGTGAAGCGCGCGCGGCGGCCGCATGACGACGGCTGCGCAGGGCGCATATCCGGGCCGGCGCCGGAACTTGGCAGGCGCCTTTGAGCCGCCGCGAGACCTGTCTGAAATAACTGGCATTTTCCGAGAATTGTTTCGTCGCCGCGGCCGGGACGAAACAATTCTCACGAAGACGAAACCATTTTCAGCTTTTCGCGCATCACGCGCGAAACCGCCCATGGTTATCAGGCTCATAACGACGACGGCGCACCGCCGGCCACCGAATTGGGACACATATCATGCGCGCGCTCAGCTTCATCATTGCTTTCGGTTTCGTCCTCGCCGGCTCCTCATTGGCGGGTGCGCCCGACGGCAATCTCCCCGGTGTCGGCACCTTCCAGTACAGCGGCTCGCCCGTTGCGGTTCCGGCCGCTCAGCCCATCATGGTCGCCGCGCGCTTCTGACCGCAGACAACAAAATAGCCGGCAAGCCCATCATGTTGCTTCGTCTCTGCGCCGCAGCGTTCGTGTCCCTTCTGACGATCAGCTCCGTTCAGGCGCAGGTCCGCTCACCTTCCAGGCTACCCGATCCGCGTGGCGAATTCGTGCGCCAGTGTGCGCCGCGCATGCTCGGGCGCTGGGAGCATCCGGAGGAGGTCTGCGGCTGCCTGCACGATCACGCCGCCGCGGCCGTCGAGGATCGCGATCTGCGCGAAGCGTTGCTGCGCGGCATCAGCGAGACCGGCGTGCCCACCATCGAGACCGATTGGGTGCCGGCCTCCAAGCAGAGCGAGATCGGCCCGACCTTCACCAAGATCGCCAAACCGACCTTGCAGTGCATGTTCGATCCCGCGAAATAGCTTCCCAGATCCTCACTTCGTTTTCGGTCCGTGCCGCGGCACGCAGGAGCTTGTGCGCGAGACTCCCTTGTCGGTCATCTTCGCGCCGCGCACTTCCCTGACCTGGCCGGCGGGGCAGCTTCCGTCATCCACGAGCACGCGCTGGCCGAGCTTGAGATCGCCGATGTCCTGCTCGCGTCCGATGGTGGCGGCGCGTGCGGTGGAAGCGAGCGCGATGCAGATCAGCAGCGAGAGGCAGGTCGCGTGGCGCAGCAGCATGATGTGAGGTCCCGGCATCGATGCGCAATCTAGGGAGCGGCGGGCGATTCTGATAGTGAAGCTTCGTCACGCCCGGCGGGCCGGTTTTCCCTTGGCGCCCAGGGCTGCGCGCGATTCCCTCGCAAGACGTTCGGCGGAGGCCACGAGCTGTGGCACGGGATGCCCGGAAAATCCCAGCACGAAGCCGGGCAGGGGACGCGCGCGCGAATAGGTGTCGGCCAATAGCCAGCCTTCGGCGCCGGCCGCTTGCTTGGCATGCGCCGCCACCGCCGGATCGACGGCAGGATCGAACCGGGCGACAAGATGCAGGCCTTGTGAGGGCACCGGCACCGAAAGCGCGCCATCGGATGCGACTTCCAGCGTCTCGGCGAGCACGTCGCGGGCCTCGCGATACAGTTTTCGCACGCGCTTCAGGTTCGCGGCGAAGGCACCGGAATTGAGCATGTCCGCCACCGCGCCCTCCATCAGCGTGCCGGGAAAGCGATCGAGCGCCGCGCGCGCCGCCGTCACGTCGGCGATCAGGCGTTCGGGCAGGGCGCAATAACCGATGCGCAGGCCCGGAAACAGCGTCTTGGCAAACGTGCCGAGATAGATCACGCGCTGGAGGCGATCGATGCCGGCGAGCGACATCAGCGGCGCGCCGTCATAGCGGAACTCGCTGTCGTAATCGTCCTCGAGCACGAATGCGCCGGCCTGCTTCGCCCAGTCCAGAAGCTCGAGCCGCCGCGGCATCGACATCTGCACGCCAAGCGGAAACTGGTGCGACGGCGTGACGTAGGCCGCGCGCGCGGACGGCGCCGCGATGCGGCCTTTGGCAACGCGCATCCCCTGCTCGTCCACCGGGACAGGCACGGTGCGATAGCCGCAATGGGCGATGGTTTTTCGCGCGGCAGGGTAGCCCGGGTCCTCGCACCAGACCTGGTCGCTGGATTTCAGGATCGCGCTCAGCACGATGCGCAGCGCGTGCAGCGTACCCGAGGTCAGCATGATCTGGTCGGGATCGCAACGCAAGCCGCGCGCCGACAGCAGATGGTCGGCGATCGCCGCACGCAGCTCGTGGCTGCCGCGAGGGTCGCCATAATGCAGGTGCTCCGATCCGAATGCGCGCATGCGGCGGCCGACGAAAGCGCGAAAGCGCTGCACGGCGCGTTCGTCGATATGGGTACAGCCAAGCGCAAACGCGCCCTGCTTTGGCGCTTCGAGAACGACCTTCGGCTTGTTCGCTTCGGCGGCGCGCTTGGGGATGCGTGCCGCGACGAACGTTCCGGAGCCGACCGTTGCGTCGGCAAAGCCGTCGGCGATCAGGCGCTCATAGGCGGTGACGACGGCGTTGCGGCGGAAACCGGTCTGCTTGGCCAGCGTCCGCGACGGCGGCAGCGGCTCGCCGGGCTTGACCAGGCCGGAGACGATCATCTCGCACAGCGCCTGATAGAGCCGGTGCGCGGCGGATGCGCCCGCCGTGACGTGAGGGCCGGTGAGGTCGAGCGGAAGCTCGGGCTTGGCTCGGGAGGAAGAATTGGTCGGAATTTTTTGCATGGAATTGGAACTATCGCAGACCAAATGCGCCGCTACAACTGCTCCGGATTTCTTCCATCCGAGCAGGAGCGGCCGTGAGCCAGACCGAGACCTCGAATTCCTATCCGACATCGGCGCGCAACCAGGTGAAGCGCCGGCACGACCGTGGCTTCTATGATCACGACACGGTTCATCGCATCCTGGATTCCTCGATGCTGTGCCACGTCTCCTACGCGATCGACGGCCAGCCCTATTGCACGCCGACCTTCTTCTGGCGCGAGGGCACCAGGCTCTACTGGCACGGATCGAGCGCCAGCCGCATGCTGCGCAACCAGAGCAAGGGCGAGCGCGTCTGCCTGACGGTCGCCCATCTCGACAGTCTCGTGCTGGCGCGCTGCGGCTTCAACCATTCCGCCGACTACCGCGCCGTGATGGCGTTCGGCACGGCCTATCTCGTTACCGACCCTGATGAGAAGGAGCGGGCGGTGATCGCGATGGTCGATCGCTTCTTCCCGGATCGCACCGCCGGCCTGCGACAGAGCACCACACAGGAAATCAAGGCGACGTCGTTCATCGCAATGGAAATCGAGGAAGCCTCGGCCAAGATCCGCGCCAAGGGTGTCGCCGACGACGAGGAGGACTACGCGTTGCCGATCTATGCGGAGCGCATTCCGGTCCGCACCGTGCTCGGCGCCCCGGAACCGTGCCCGCGCCTGTTCGATGGTGTGGGCCGGCCTGCGACGCTGAACGGCTATTCCGAAGGCCGGCTGCTCGAAGATGCATTGCGGGATGCATATTTTCTGGAGTACCCGAACGGCTGAAATCGGCTAGTTTGCGCGCTCCTTGGGACCATTGGAATGTCTGGAGTCGCCCGAATGAATGCCGAAACGCAGCAGAGGATTCTTGACGCCGTCGACAGCGGCTTCGAAGCTCAGCTTGCAACCACAAGCGATTTCGTCGCGATACCTTCCACGCGCGGGGCGGAGGGACCATGCCAGGACATGATCGGCGATCTCCTGCGCGAACGCGGCTACGAGGTCGACGACTGGCACATCGATGTCGAGGATTTGAAGGATCTGCGCGGCTTCGGCCCGATCGAGCACGACTTTTCGAAGGCGCGATCTGTGGTGGGCACTTACCGTCCACGAACCAATGGCGGCAAGTCGCTGATCCTGCAGGGGCACTGCGACGTGGTGCCCGCGGGCCCGCTGGAATTGTGGGATACGCCGCCATTCTCGCCGGTCATCAAGGGCGGCAAGATGTTCGGCCGCGGTGCCTGCGACATGAAGTCCGGGACGATCGGCGCGCTCTATGCGCTGGACGCGATCAAGGCCGCGGGCTTCAGGCCGACGGCGCGGATCCATTTTCAATCGGTGATCGAAGAGGAGAGCACCGGCGTCGGCGCACTCTCCACCCTGCAGCGCGGCTATCGCGCGGACGCCTGCTTCATTCCGGAGCCGACCGGCGGCAAGATGGTGCGCTCCCAGGTCGGCGTGATCTGGTTCCGCCTCCGCGTGAAGGGGCACCCGACCCACGTTGCCTTCGCAGGCTCCGGCGCGAACGCGATCATGGCGGCATATCACCTGATCCAGGCGCTGCAAAAGCTCGAGATCGAATGGAACGAGCGGGCCAAGGCCGACCGTCACTTCAAGACGCTCGACCATCCCGTCAACTTCAACGCCGGCGTCATCAAGGGCGGCGACTGGGCCTCGAGCGTGCCGGCCTGGTGCGACGTCGACTGCCGGATTGCGGTGTTGCCGGGCTGGTCGATCTCCGATCACCAGAAGGAGATCATGGCTTGCGTCGCCGCCGCTTCGCGCAACCACCGCTTCCTCGCCAACAATCCGCCGCAGGTCGAATGGTCCGGCTTCCTGTCGGAAGGCTATGAGCTGACCGATGCTGCGGAGCCCGAGGCTGCGTTCGGCAACGCCTTCAACAGGGTCTATGGCGGCACGCCAGAGGATCTCGTCTTCACGGCGCTAACCGACACGCGCTTCTACGGCCTCAACCACGGCATCCCGAGCCTCTGCTTTGGTGCCAGCGGAGGCGAGATGCACGGCTTCAACGAGTTCGTCGACCTGGAGTCGTTGAAGAAGGCGACCAAGGCGATGGCGCTGTTCATCGCGGAATGGTGCGGGCTGGAGAAGACGTAGCGGTCGAGATATCAAAGGCGCAACGCGCCGCGCCGCCGTCGTTCCTCACCCGAACGAAGTGGTGAGCACGCTCCGCTTTGCCCACCCCACGGCGTCTCGTTCGGGGTGCGCAGTGCCCAATCCACCAGCTCCCCAGATCCTTTAAGCTTAAAAGAAAGACTAGGATGCCGTCCTGACCGGTGGCAGACTGGCATCCGGTTCGTCGGACGAGTCCTCGGGAGCAACGATGCGCGATTGGGATGACGCTTACGCCAATTCGGCCCATATCCCGGGCTCGGACAAGATGCCGGCGCTGTGGGCGGAGCGGGCAGCGGCCTACCGCGCCGGGCTGACGGAATTTCGTCCCGACATCGCCTATGGCGCCGGCGAGCGCCAGAAGCTCGACCTGATCCTGCCTGACGGCGACAGCAAGGGTCTCGTCGTCTTTGTCCATGGCGGCTACTGGATGCGCTTCGACAAGTCGGCCTGGACCGATCTCGCCGAAGGTGCGCGGCATCATGGCTGGACGGTGGCGCTGCCGAGCTACACGCTGGCACCGGCTGCACGCATCTCCGATATCACTGCGGAAATCACCGCCGCGATCGCCAAAGCGGCATCGCTCGTCTCGGGGCCGATCCGGCTCGCCGGCCATTCCGCCGGCGGCCATCTCGTCACGCGCATGTTGTGCGACGACAGCCGGCTCGAGGCCGCCGTCTACAACCGCATCGCCGGCACGCTCTCGATCAGCGGCCTGCACGACTTACGTCCGCTCCTAAAGACGGGGATGAACGAGACGCTGCGCATGACGATGGAGGAGGCGAC from Bradyrhizobium sp. CB1015 harbors:
- a CDS encoding ArgE/DapE family deacylase, which gives rise to MNAETQQRILDAVDSGFEAQLATTSDFVAIPSTRGAEGPCQDMIGDLLRERGYEVDDWHIDVEDLKDLRGFGPIEHDFSKARSVVGTYRPRTNGGKSLILQGHCDVVPAGPLELWDTPPFSPVIKGGKMFGRGACDMKSGTIGALYALDAIKAAGFRPTARIHFQSVIEEESTGVGALSTLQRGYRADACFIPEPTGGKMVRSQVGVIWFRLRVKGHPTHVAFAGSGANAIMAAYHLIQALQKLEIEWNERAKADRHFKTLDHPVNFNAGVIKGGDWASSVPAWCDVDCRIAVLPGWSISDHQKEIMACVAAASRNHRFLANNPPQVEWSGFLSEGYELTDAAEPEAAFGNAFNRVYGGTPEDLVFTALTDTRFYGLNHGIPSLCFGASGGEMHGFNEFVDLESLKKATKAMALFIAEWCGLEKT
- a CDS encoding glutathione peroxidase, whose amino-acid sequence is MMNRRTVLSVTLAGAFAPVRRALADGGMSRISAYAFSFPALSGDDIRLASFTGKPLLVVNTASLCGYTPQYAGLQEIWNEFRGRGLTVIGVPSNDFGGQEPGGTSDITQTAHHQYGVTFPITAKAAVVGARAHPFYKWAAEARPREVPRWNFHKYLIGRDGYIAEVFPSAVEPADTRIKTAIARALADT
- a CDS encoding L,D-transpeptidase, encoding MNSVNGSGSSAKPARLWQVAILTAAGAIGATSQADAAFYYWADYSDGSYYARPQRLPEIPRQKPQKRGAASKKDVVVEKEAGTKPQGPLVIVVSIERQKVTVYDNTGVFAESPVSTGMKGHSTPMGVFSVIQKHKFHHSNIYSGAPMPYMQRITWSGVAMHAGVLPGYPASHGCIRMPMAFAMKMWNWTKMGARVIVAPGQMSPQSFSHPLLASMRVPPQPAASLAPQTNFADKADKGTAETKPVETKTASAESVLELRTSVGHAVLSDVTTGNAAAREEAVAPAAEVKTAEASEAAKPASNDKPADKVEPVKTEAAKAPDALAPAPAASPDANKDEGRVADPAPAAKPDAPKRAGQIAVFISRKDSKLYVRQNFAPLFELPVTIAASDRPLGTHVFTAELDKADTNALRWSVVSLPISARSAAREDDSRLARRRGAAVIPVAAKPVVTPDSPAEALDRISVPTETMVKINEMLTSGSSIIVSDQGINQGETGEGTDFIVRLY
- a CDS encoding alpha/beta hydrolase encodes the protein MRDWDDAYANSAHIPGSDKMPALWAERAAAYRAGLTEFRPDIAYGAGERQKLDLILPDGDSKGLVVFVHGGYWMRFDKSAWTDLAEGARHHGWTVALPSYTLAPAARISDITAEITAAIAKAASLVSGPIRLAGHSAGGHLVTRMLCDDSRLEAAVYNRIAGTLSISGLHDLRPLLKTGMNETLRMTMEEATLESAALHLPRGHSPVTAWVGGSERPEFIRQSDLMANVWTGFDVPTHLVIDPGLNHFTVIDGLKDPSSPITARLIGLD
- a CDS encoding DoxX family protein; this translates as MPAFVTFGRILFAVLFIYTGATKLFAIQATADFIAAKLVVPDVVAPYAKQIETATAMTTPQLLAIVIGGLEIIAGLMIALNFGVRFFAMLLIVDVAVATVLFYDFWNMAAPDNAKMLVDALKNLSIIGALCMIIGYGRTTRPAEAAYGDV
- a CDS encoding CreA family protein encodes the protein MSSRFPGLSSIRLKGLALILLALIAPMASASAADEPDLIFRRSTVFKWVSPNDKLATYGLDDPEVEGVACHFTVPEKGGFKGWLGLAEEVSDISLACRQVGPIKFKHKMEQGDDMFRQRRSLFFKKMQIVRGCDARRNVLVYMVYSDKLIEGSPKNSTSTVPIMPWGPADPNVQKCGEFFTQ
- a CDS encoding pyridoxamine 5'-phosphate oxidase family protein, yielding MSQTETSNSYPTSARNQVKRRHDRGFYDHDTVHRILDSSMLCHVSYAIDGQPYCTPTFFWREGTRLYWHGSSASRMLRNQSKGERVCLTVAHLDSLVLARCGFNHSADYRAVMAFGTAYLVTDPDEKERAVIAMVDRFFPDRTAGLRQSTTQEIKATSFIAMEIEEASAKIRAKGVADDEEDYALPIYAERIPVRTVLGAPEPCPRLFDGVGRPATLNGYSEGRLLEDALRDAYFLEYPNG
- a CDS encoding DUF6719 family protein, whose product is MLLRHATCLSLLICIALASTARAATIGREQDIGDLKLGQRVLVDDGSCPAGQVREVRGAKMTDKGVSRTSSCVPRHGPKTK
- a CDS encoding dihydrofolate reductase; its protein translation is MSFRFEGYVIVSADGMLADAGRVMPDRLKFEGDKLFFEQALDRAALIVHGRNSHEQQPNSAKRKRLILTRKIRDLTVDPEMPNATLWNPAHASFETACAFADVAAGTVAIIGGPFVFDMFMDRYDTFWLSEAPHVRLPGGEGCFVGVPQRTPHEVLAAHGMKPGVPYVLDAAHEVTVTPWRPG
- a CDS encoding polysaccharide deacetylase family protein, producing MRVAAGLILAGAMSVAMTGAAWSQTPAAKPAAGAQAAPAASPAAATSPAAPAPAPAAAAPAGFVNPPPPKQAPQPARAACNTPGALGVARTVEIDTTGGPGFGFEHFKELDFLRDKEVVLTFDDGPWPKNTPAVLKALADECTTGIFFIIGKHATYEPEILKQVYAAGHTVGAHTWSHANLNNKKLNEAQRKDEIEKGFAAVKWALGGISPAPFFRFPALQHPPEMVTYLGNRNIGIFSCDIDSFDFKASKPEKVVETVMKKLDTRGKGIVLMHDFQKHTAEALPELLKRLKAGGYKVVAMRAKFPASTLPEYDQELLKDIKLPTVSQRPVNSVVTTVSE
- a CDS encoding PLP-dependent aminotransferase family protein; this translates as MQKIPTNSSSRAKPELPLDLTGPHVTAGASAAHRLYQALCEMIVSGLVKPGEPLPPSRTLAKQTGFRRNAVVTAYERLIADGFADATVGSGTFVAARIPKRAAEANKPKVVLEAPKQGAFALGCTHIDERAVQRFRAFVGRRMRAFGSEHLHYGDPRGSHELRAAIADHLLSARGLRCDPDQIMLTSGTLHALRIVLSAILKSSDQVWCEDPGYPAARKTIAHCGYRTVPVPVDEQGMRVAKGRIAAPSARAAYVTPSHQFPLGVQMSMPRRLELLDWAKQAGAFVLEDDYDSEFRYDGAPLMSLAGIDRLQRVIYLGTFAKTLFPGLRIGYCALPERLIADVTAARAALDRFPGTLMEGAVADMLNSGAFAANLKRVRKLYREARDVLAETLEVASDGALSVPVPSQGLHLVARFDPAVDPAVAAHAKQAAGAEGWLLADTYSRARPLPGFVLGFSGHPVPQLVASAERLARESRAALGAKGKPARRA